Proteins encoded within one genomic window of Triplophysa rosa unplaced genomic scaffold, Trosa_1v2 scaffold520, whole genome shotgun sequence:
- the LOC130550980 gene encoding max-binding protein MNT-like isoform X2, translating into MERLAREKIATQQRLAELKNELGQCMDIMEIDRILRQTVQPEDDQASTSTASEGEDNFDQDIAEDVLSSPPPKPPAPLPPEPRAAMPLPTILSTHISIQHKPTPLPAAPSTQPQPAVVTPQAIAPAPPPHMLTPTQPTVITHASVSHASVIQAVNHVIPAGPKHLAHIVPSNVGQPIGHITVHPVTHLPTAIYPQSVAVSQPAVVGHITHTLAHHPQTQVNGTPVGAQQGAMVGKPTAVVAHHHAGLVGQAVLNPVTMVTVPPFPVSTLKLA; encoded by the exons ATGGAGCGTTTGGCGCGGGAGAAGATCGCCACCCAGCAGAGACTTGCTGAGCTGAAGAACGAGTTGGGTCAGTGTATGGACATCATGGAGATCGACAGGATCCTCAGACAGACGGTCCAGCCCGAAGATGACCAGGCCTCTACATCAACGGCATCAG AGGGTGAAGACAACTTTGACCAAGACATAGCAGAAGACGTCCTTTCGTCTCCGCCACCCAAACCCCCTGCGCCGTTGCCACCCGAGCCCCGTGCCGCCATGCCTCTGCCCACCATCCTCTCTACGCACATCTCCATCCAACACAAACCCACACCCCTACCCGCCGCTCCATCCACCCAGCCTCAGCCCGCCGTGGTCACCCCTCAGGCGATCGCTCCTGCACCCCCTCCCCACATGCTCACCCCTACTCAGCCGACAGTCATCACTCATGCGTCTGTATCCCACGCCTCTGTCATCCAAGCCGTGAACCATGTCATTCCAGCTGGGCCTAAACACTTGGCGCACATTGTGCCCTCTAACGTCGGCCAGCCTATCGGACACATCACCGTGCACCCAGTAACCCACCTCCCCACTGCCATTTACCCACAATCGGTGGCCGTCTCGCAGCCAGCAGTGGTGGGGCACATCACGCACACGCTGGCACACCACCCTCAAACCCAGGTCAACGGCACACCGGTCGGGGCCCAACAGGGGGCCATGGTGGGGAAGCCCACAGCGGTGGTCGCCCATCATCACGCCGGGCTGGTCGGCCAGGCGGTTCTCAATCCAGTGACTATGGTAACTGTACCCCCCTTTCCCGTCAGCACGCTAAAGCTGGCCTGA
- the LOC130550980 gene encoding max-binding protein MNT-like isoform X1 — translation MERLAREKIATQQRLAELKNELGQCMDIMEIDRILRQTVQPEDDQASTSTASGTEGEDNFDQDIAEDVLSSPPPKPPAPLPPEPRAAMPLPTILSTHISIQHKPTPLPAAPSTQPQPAVVTPQAIAPAPPPHMLTPTQPTVITHASVSHASVIQAVNHVIPAGPKHLAHIVPSNVGQPIGHITVHPVTHLPTAIYPQSVAVSQPAVVGHITHTLAHHPQTQVNGTPVGAQQGAMVGKPTAVVAHHHAGLVGQAVLNPVTMVTVPPFPVSTLKLA, via the exons ATGGAGCGTTTGGCGCGGGAGAAGATCGCCACCCAGCAGAGACTTGCTGAGCTGAAGAACGAGTTGGGTCAGTGTATGGACATCATGGAGATCGACAGGATCCTCAGACAGACGGTCCAGCCCGAAGATGACCAGGCCTCTACATCAACGGCATCAGGTAcag AGGGTGAAGACAACTTTGACCAAGACATAGCAGAAGACGTCCTTTCGTCTCCGCCACCCAAACCCCCTGCGCCGTTGCCACCCGAGCCCCGTGCCGCCATGCCTCTGCCCACCATCCTCTCTACGCACATCTCCATCCAACACAAACCCACACCCCTACCCGCCGCTCCATCCACCCAGCCTCAGCCCGCCGTGGTCACCCCTCAGGCGATCGCTCCTGCACCCCCTCCCCACATGCTCACCCCTACTCAGCCGACAGTCATCACTCATGCGTCTGTATCCCACGCCTCTGTCATCCAAGCCGTGAACCATGTCATTCCAGCTGGGCCTAAACACTTGGCGCACATTGTGCCCTCTAACGTCGGCCAGCCTATCGGACACATCACCGTGCACCCAGTAACCCACCTCCCCACTGCCATTTACCCACAATCGGTGGCCGTCTCGCAGCCAGCAGTGGTGGGGCACATCACGCACACGCTGGCACACCACCCTCAAACCCAGGTCAACGGCACACCGGTCGGGGCCCAACAGGGGGCCATGGTGGGGAAGCCCACAGCGGTGGTCGCCCATCATCACGCCGGGCTGGTCGGCCAGGCGGTTCTCAATCCAGTGACTATGGTAACTGTACCCCCCTTTCCCGTCAGCACGCTAAAGCTGGCCTGA